In Musa acuminata AAA Group cultivar baxijiao chromosome BXJ3-11, Cavendish_Baxijiao_AAA, whole genome shotgun sequence, one DNA window encodes the following:
- the LOC135585104 gene encoding uncharacterized protein LOC135585104 → MRSLSGMGIGLSVVSGCLFLALVAELCYLFWWRKISDGDMEDSCRACLPAKGLVHLFCWKKPHSLSFAAPDRVDVTSCSDEGQPEGKDLLLNPLRREDTVEAELMRFHGLPGPPRLLFTIKEESKEDLESEDSMSRGGRSRKGSRRKSLNDLFLSSDTPFMTPLPSPPLFSPAPTPFDCYKQSGFNPLFESSKEEDLIRMWSSPPPKFKFLKDAEEKLHKKKLMGEETGHLSHPPPPPPPPAISRPTVPEEEDGSFITIVIGKNRDRGQQHHPCSSQVTPVPSSPSSIKLLHGNHSH, encoded by the coding sequence ATGAGATCTTTAAGCGGTATGGGGATCGGCTTAAGCGTCGTCTCAGGTTGCCTGTTCTTGGCTCTTGTTGCAGAGCTGTGCTACTTGTTCTGGTGGAGGAAGATAAGCGATGGAGACATGGAGGACAGCTGCAGGGCTTGTTTGCCTGCCAAAGGACTTGTTCACCTCTTCTGCTGGAAGAAGCCACATTCCTTGAGCTTCGCAGCACCCGACCGAGTGGATGTAACTTCTTGTTCCGATGAGGGACAACCGGAAGGCAAAGACCTCCTTCTGAATCCACTCCGTAGGGAGGATACCGTGGAGGCGGAGCTGATGAGGTTTCATGGTCTCCCAGGGCCTCCCAGACTTCTCTTCACCATTAAGGAGGAATCGAAGGAGGATTTGGAGTCCGAGGATAGCATGTCCAGAGGTGGGAGGAGCAGGAAAGGTTCCCGGAGGAAGAGCTTGAATGATCTGTTCCTGTCTTCGGACACCCCGTTCATGACAccgctcccttctcctcctcttttctctccgGCACCGACTCCCTTCGATTGCTACAAGCAAAGTGGATTCAACCCCCTCTTCGAGTCCTCCAAGGAAGAAGATTTGATCAGGATGTGGTCGTCGCCACCTCCCAAGTTCAAGTTTCTCAAGGACGCCGAGGAGAAATTACACAAGAAGAAGCTGATGGGAGAAGAGACTGGTCATctttctcatcctcctcctcctcctcctcctcctgctattTCACGTCCCACAGTCCCAGAAGAGGAAGATGGATCTTTCATCACTATAGTCATAGGAAAGAACAGAGACAGAGGTCAGCAACACCATCCTTGCTCCTCACAGGTGACTCCAGTACCTTCCTCTCCTTCAAGCATCAAACTGCTACATGGGAATCACAGTCACTAA
- the LOC103972271 gene encoding uncharacterized protein LOC103972271, with product MRKLCPNLDREDGLDTVLEVPLPEEMFLSGDSSKSSKTLCINVKAWMRPHADPSAPWPVGREAELQLLLGILGAPLVPFPVRSHKSTLVRGMKEAPIEVSMAKYILQQYIAASGGERALNAINSMHAMGKVRMMASEFPKGNGRGKRVKKCGGAVETGGFVLWQKKPDLWCLELMVSGCKISAGSDGKVAWRQTPWHQSHASRGLPRPLRRSLQGLDPRCAANLFANSVCLGEKTINREDCFVLRLDAEAATLRARSSSGVQIIRHSLWGYFSQRTGLLVQLEDSHLLRIKSAQENVYWETTMESLMEDYRPIDGVNIAHTGRTTVSSFQLGEASESHTRTRMEETWTVEEVDFNIRGLSKDCFLPPADLKLAGRRP from the exons ATGAGGAAGCTGTGCCCGAACCTGGACCGAGAAGATGGACTGGACACCGTCCTCGAAGTGCCCCTCCCGGAGGAGATGTTCCTTTCCGGCGACAGCTCCAAGAGCAGCAAGACGCTCTGCATCAACGTGAAGGCGTGGATGCGGCCGCACGCCGACCCGTCGGCGCCGTGGCCCGTTGGCCGGGAGGCCGAGCTCCAGCTCCTGCTTGGTATCCTCGGCGCCCCGCTCGTCCCGTTCCCAGTCCGGTCACATAAATCCACCCTCGTCCGCGGCATGAAGGAGGCCCCGATT GAAGTCTCCATGGCTAAATATATCCTGCAGCAATACATCGCGGCGTCGGGAGGGGAGCGAGCGTTGAACGCGATAAACAGCATGCACGCCATGGGGAAGGTCCGGATGATGGCGTCGGAGTTCCCCAAGGGGAACGGGCGCGGAAAGAGGGTCAAGAAGTGTGGCGGCGCAGTGGAGACGGGCGGGTTCGTGCTGTGGCAGAAGAAACCAGACCTGTGGTGCCTGGAGTTGATGGTGTCCGGGTGCAAGATCAGCGCCGGGAGCGACGGCAAGGTGGCGTGGAGGCAAACCCCATGGCACCAGTCTCACGCCTCCCGTGGCCTACCTCGACCTCTTCGCCGATCTCTTCAG GGTCTTGATCCGAGATGCGCGGCCAACTTGTTCGCCAACTCGGTGTGCCTCGGGGAGAAGACGATCAACAGGGAGGACTGCTTCGTGCTAAGGCTGGACGCGGAGGCGGCCACCTTACGAGCCCGAAGCAGCAGCGGCGTGCAAATCATACGGCACAGCTTGTGGGGGTACTTCAGCCAGCGGACGGGCCTCCTCGTCCAGCTCGAGGACTCCCACCTCCTCCGGATCAAGTCCGCCCAGGAGAACGTGTACTGGGAGACCACCATGGAGTCGCTCATGGAGGACTACCGCCCCATCGACGGCGTCAACATCGCCCACACCGGGCGAACCACCGTGTCCTCGTTCCAGTTGGGCGAGGCTAGCGAGAGTCACACACGGACGCGGATGGAGGAGACATGGACCGTGGAGGAGGTGGACTTCAACATACGGGGGCTCTCCAAGGACTGCTTCTTGCCACCGGCGGACCTGAAGCTGGCGGGGCGACGGCCATGA
- the LOC103972272 gene encoding peptidyl-prolyl cis-trans isomerase PASTICCINO1 has translation MAENDLPDQNFAPTKKKKSDDESEKRRKKITPGSLMKAIIRSGEGQEKPVEGDQVIFHCTTRTLDGIVVDSTRLEHGGKGNPIRNVLGKSKTILGFLEGIPTMTKGEVAVFKMKPEIHYAEEDCPVTVSDDFPKNDELHFEIEMLDFHKVKVVGEDLGVVKKIISEGQGWECPREPYEVEARINAKTIDGKLVVSHSEDPYSFTFGRSELPKGLEMGIGTMARGEKAAIFLSKTYMTKSSLMPMIEDHEEIQFEVELIHFIQVRDMLGDGRLIKRRIVDGRGEFPMDCPLHDSLLRVHYKGILLNEEKTVFYDTRVDNYGQPLEFRSGEGLVPEGLEMCVRLMLPGEISLVTCPPDYAYDKFTRPATVPEGAHVQWEIELLDFEMPKDWTGLSFQEIMDDAEHIKNTGNRLFKEGKYELAKAKYEKVLREYNHVNPQDDDEGKIFLNSRNSLHLNVAACYQKMGEFRKSIETCNKVLDASPVHVKALYRRGMAYMLVGDSDEAKKDFEMMINIDKSSEPDATAALLKLKQKEQEADKKAKKQFKGLFDRKPGEIAEVGGDVKDDKIPDKAENEIENSGSEKDISKTDLDGGVTDSEHEPEPEPERIGFLGRLWPSGRRIIAALGLNRCSIL, from the exons ATGGCTGAGAACGATTTACCAGATCAAAATTTCGCACCCACGAAGAAGAAAAAGTCCGACGATGAATCCGAGAAGAG GAGAAAAAAAATTACTCCTGGAAGTTTGATGAAAGCAATTATCAGATCAGGAGAGGGCCAAGAGAAGCCTGTCGAGGGAGATCAG GTTATATTCCATTGCACCACTCGGACCCTAGATGGTATTGTTGTCGATTCAACAAGATTAGAACATGGAG GCAAGGGAAATCCTATAAGAAATGTTTTGGGGAAGAGCAAGACGATACTGGGGTTTCTTGAAGGCATTCCTACCATGACAAAGGGTGAAGTAGCCGTG TTCAAAATGAAACCTGAGATACACTATGCTGAGGAGGACTGTCCAGTTACAGTTTCAGATGACTTCCCAAAGAATGATGAACTCCACTTTGAAATTGAGATGCTGGATTTTCATAAAGTTAAA GTTGTCGGtgaagatttgggagtcgtgaagAAG ATAATTAGTGAAGGACAAGGATGGGAATGTCCAAGAGAACCTTATGAAGTGGAAGCgcg GATTAATGCTAAGACAATCGATGGAAAATTGGTTGTGTCACATTCAGAGGATCCATATTCCTTTACCTTTGGTAGATCTGAG TTACCAAAAGGGCTTGAGATGGGTATTGGGACAATGGCACGAGGAGAAAAGGCAGCAATTTTTTTGAGCAAAACCTACATGACAAAATCTTCTCTCATGCCTATGATTGAGGATCATGAAGAAATCCAGTTTGAAGTTGAACTAATCCATTTTATACAG GTAAGGGACATGCTTGGTGATGGCCGTCTTATAAAGCGCCGGATTGTTGATGGACGAG GTGAATTTCCAATGGACTGTCCTCTTCATGACAGCTTGTTGAGGGTGCACTACAAGGGAATTCTTCTTAATGAAGAAAAGACTGTGTTTTATGATACTAGAGTTGATAACTATGGCCAGCCTTTGGAGTTCAGATCTGGAGAAGGGCTT GTGCCTGAGGGACTTGAAATGTGTGTTCGACTAATGCTTCCTGGAGAGATATCCCTTGTTACCTGCCCTCCAGATTATGCATATGACAAATTTACAAG ACCTGCCACTGTTCCTGAAGGAGCTCATGTTCAGTGGGAAATCGAGTTGCTTGACTTTGAAATGCCCAAG GATTGGACTGGATTGTCTTTTCAAGAGATTATGGATGATGCGGAGCACATAAAAAACACA GGAAACAGGCTATTTAAAGAAGGAAAGTATGAACTTGCTAAAGCGAAGTATGAGAAG gTGCTTCGGGAATATAATCATGTAAAtccacaagatgatgatgaaggaaaaatctttttgaattcaaga AATTCATTGCATTTGAATGTTGCAGCCTGTTACCAGAAAATGGGTGAATTTAGAAAATCAATTGAGACATGCAATAAg GTATTAGATGCTAGTCCTGTACATGTTAAAGCGTTGTATCGGCGTGGCATGGCTTACATGTTAGTTGGAGATTCTGATGAAGCGAAGAAAGATTTTGAAATG ATGATCAACATTGATAAATCTTCAGAACCTGATGCTACTGCGGCCCTTCTAAAGCTGAAGCAAAAGGAACAG GAGGCAGATAAGAAGGCAAAGAAGCAATTCAAAGGGCTCTTTGACAGGAAGCCCGGAGAAATTGCTGAAGTTGGAGGTGATGTGAAAGACGACAAGATTCCAGATAAAGCAGAGAATGAAATTGAGAATTCAGGCTCAGAAAAGGATATCAGTAAGACCGATCTCGATGGGGGTGTGACTGACAGTGAacatgaacctgaacctgaacctgaacggaTAGGATTTCTTGGTCGCTTATGGCCTTCTGGTAGAAGAATCATCGCGGCTCTTGGACTTAATAGGTGCTCGATACTGTGA